In Desulfofundulus kuznetsovii DSM 6115, the following are encoded in one genomic region:
- a CDS encoding AAA family ATPase, giving the protein MARSDLLLSLVRAGAMGDQILFRKTVEAMAAEERAKQHHVLADRLLENVRSLPNNTQALHPVVGEQLQGLFYEIVPRRSLQDLILPEAVLTACQELLEEQLRMDLLRSYNLEPRHRVLLVGPPGNGKTALAEALAEGLTIPLIQVRYEGIIGSYLGETSQRLKRLFDYVRTRRCLLFFDEFDALGKERGDIHETGEIKRVVSSLLMQIDDLPSHVVVVTATNHPELLDRAVWRRFQIRLTLPAPSPKALEEWFRRFEARIGKPLGFAPRILAEKLKGLSFAEVEEFCMDVQRRYVLSLPQEDLKPIVAERLKQWKLRYNPPAAEQGAKKDGKKKTSAGTEVNKYFAK; this is encoded by the coding sequence GTGGCACGTTCCGACTTGCTGCTCAGTTTAGTGCGGGCAGGAGCTATGGGAGATCAAATACTATTTCGAAAGACCGTAGAGGCCATGGCCGCCGAAGAGCGGGCAAAACAGCATCATGTTTTGGCCGACCGGTTACTTGAAAATGTACGTTCCCTTCCTAATAACACCCAGGCTCTTCATCCAGTTGTTGGTGAGCAGCTACAGGGCCTGTTCTACGAGATTGTCCCCCGTCGATCCTTGCAGGATTTGATTCTACCTGAGGCCGTGTTGACTGCCTGCCAGGAGTTGTTGGAAGAGCAACTCCGGATGGATCTGCTTCGCTCCTACAACCTGGAGCCCCGGCACCGGGTGCTCCTGGTAGGCCCACCAGGCAACGGCAAAACCGCCCTTGCGGAAGCCCTGGCCGAAGGCCTGACAATTCCCCTTATTCAAGTTCGCTACGAAGGAATTATCGGAAGCTACCTGGGAGAAACGTCCCAGCGGTTAAAACGTTTGTTTGATTATGTCAGAACCCGGCGCTGTCTACTGTTTTTCGATGAGTTCGATGCTTTAGGCAAGGAGCGGGGCGACATCCATGAAACGGGGGAGATTAAACGGGTTGTCAGTTCCCTTCTGATGCAGATTGATGATTTACCGAGCCACGTTGTGGTGGTCACGGCGACCAACCATCCGGAACTTCTGGACCGGGCTGTCTGGAGGAGGTTTCAAATTCGCCTGACTCTGCCGGCACCCAGTCCAAAAGCCCTGGAAGAGTGGTTTCGCCGGTTTGAAGCACGTATAGGCAAACCCCTGGGGTTTGCTCCGCGCATCCTGGCTGAAAAGTTGAAAGGGTTGAGTTTTGCAGAAGTTGAAGAATTTTGCATGGATGTACAGCGCCGTTATGTTTTATCATTGCCCCAAGAAGACCTAAAACCCATTGTAGCCGAGCGATTAAAACAATGGAAGTTACGTTATAACCCGCCTGCCGCTGAACAGGGAGCGAAAAAAGATGGAAAAAAGAAGACATCTGCCGGCACAGAAGTGAACAAATACTTCGCCAAGTGA
- a CDS encoding alpha-hydroxy-acid oxidizing protein: MAHKSTEVNRTLARFAYKYGLTMAVGSLSAFFHDPGCRESFYVAREENPNGIILATVSCGTPVGLVREGVSILEASAVQVHLNTAQELIMPEGRRRFFGIVEYISMLQEAISVPVIAKEVGFGIPREACLRLLEAEVSVIDVGGRGGTNFALIEHLRRRDDFAACFASWGIPTAVSLLECLDVARQSGRPVDVIASGGVASGLDCLKLLSLGAHAVGVAGHFLLPQKAGFMSPNGVREVCQQVPGGIFWKAASFLNLPLTRLLSSRTISPCQRSPETVRHHTGCSRCSSRTRALKNTENNPLPCLGVGFRPCSLVRCGSLGHGLHDASRPPPPRSSSLLPHHPVAAAGLAARSRAMSSRFSTRNVSKTWMRTRPAPR; this comes from the coding sequence TTGGCACATAAGAGCACAGAAGTCAACCGCACGTTGGCGCGCTTTGCCTACAAGTACGGCCTGACCATGGCGGTAGGCTCGCTAAGCGCTTTTTTTCATGACCCCGGCTGCCGTGAGTCCTTTTATGTGGCCAGGGAGGAAAATCCTAATGGTATCATTCTTGCAACCGTCAGTTGCGGGACCCCGGTCGGTTTGGTCCGGGAAGGCGTTAGCATACTGGAGGCCAGTGCCGTTCAGGTTCACCTCAATACTGCCCAGGAACTGATCATGCCCGAGGGTAGGCGCCGGTTCTTCGGCATCGTGGAATACATCAGCATGTTACAGGAAGCAATTTCCGTACCTGTAATCGCAAAGGAAGTAGGGTTCGGTATTCCGCGCGAGGCATGTCTGCGGCTGCTGGAGGCCGAAGTCTCGGTGATCGATGTCGGGGGCCGCGGTGGGACCAATTTTGCCTTGATCGAGCACCTACGCCGCCGGGATGACTTCGCCGCCTGTTTCGCCTCCTGGGGGATCCCCACGGCGGTATCCTTGCTGGAATGCCTGGATGTGGCCCGACAGTCTGGTCGGCCGGTGGACGTTATAGCTAGCGGCGGAGTGGCTTCTGGGTTGGATTGCCTTAAACTGTTGAGCCTGGGTGCCCACGCTGTCGGGGTGGCTGGCCACTTCCTGTTACCCCAAAAAGCCGGGTTTATGAGCCCCAACGGGGTAAGGGAAGTGTGTCAACAGGTTCCGGGGGGAATTTTCTGGAAAGCGGCTTCGTTCCTGAATCTACCACTCACCAGGCTGCTCTCTTCCCGCACCATCAGCCCCTGCCAAAGATCTCCAGAAACCGTCCGTCACCACACCGGCTGCAGCCGCTGCAGTTCCCGGACGAGAGCTCTGAAAAACACCGAGAATAACCCCTTGCCGTGCCTTGGTGTCGGCTTCCGTCCTTGCTCCCTTGTCCGGTGTGGTTCCTTGGGGCATGGGCTCCATGATGCTTCCCGCCCTCCACCGCCCCGTTCTTCCTCCCTCCTCCCGCATCACCCTGTGGCCGCAGCCGGCCTTGCGGCCAGGAGCCGGGCCATGAGCTCTAGGTTCAGCACGAGAAACGTCAGCAAGACCTGGATGCGCACCCGTCCGGCGCCGCGGTAA